The Bombus huntii isolate Logan2020A chromosome 11, iyBomHunt1.1, whole genome shotgun sequence genome includes a window with the following:
- the LOC126871181 gene encoding serine/arginine repetitive matrix protein 2 isoform X2 — protein sequence MVVGEASIHNIMGGMESTGGVRLHNHKRKLKQRFDIIKKLGQGTYGKVQLGINKETGQEVAIKTIKKCKIETEADLIRIRREIQIMSSVQHPNIIHIYEVFENREKMVLVMEYAAGGELYDYLSERKVLTEHEARRIFRQIATAVFYCHKHKICHRDLKLENILLDQVGNAKIADFGLSNVFDEQRLLNTFCGSPLYASPEIVKGTPYHGPEVDCWSLGVLLYTLVYGAMPFDGSNFKRLVKQISQSDYFEPKKPSPASPLIKDMLTVCPARRADIERICTHWWVNEGYEQNCLDIAEDLAAQTPVRLDLLLSLVPQSASAEKLVVGDQQPAAADVPNNVSSETLIPTRCHSVGSLMELDQSGSDRRIRRELIEEEQRTAPIGGDAKRKLETTPSMDETAAADAKRKERSRRKEKRDEPEARTYKSASRHHSAPIPNSITEEAMEVDPMVTVPISKTVDLNKIESTAACLELIKECSERSPSKERSKTPMIHEPEQRPLAVDESRRISSEDRSLVANHDEERSPDERQAQSLDDGHGDESSSMTKRSEMALDQTIACSATPAFEPSNEKTLSGNERFERTSSTAGQEESINLEATQREFKKLKEKALSLDSELSNEPRDAAAKTFERRRSKIFETAEKFNQMASTVENEKPKKIFIPGVNVGGAKRVFERKASLSSIGAPPPTKCVASKMIIDVPTTDTKKNENSNDKSKPTRVEREEREEQEQPEENEEDEKKKEEAKKRAIDIISGAIGKPPMQRRINGSPPVSPSSQEPKKLASKISVSTNDSRSTAQSLTTTPTETNFSFDEKTADGDGRATISTEAFDDDDGDNDDDEPEEPKMSSKMEITLKSATLPRPRKTSKAEISVTSAKPYKVQAPFAFKSELEAKIDAFQPQKLRTQRSEVAFPVAAAVPQTNRSSSLEPESRPRSGAPKERIIPIQMEADHRQSRHSSTTPPPSKPPPMPQRSVSQRSGSLSRQSTADSDTDSALGSTVGPEPIRKSPREYIIPIAVEGGGYVTPRSGSVEPESKTGGTPSSANVPRSRFGRPRRMSSLLSDASEDESPFSSLHRDSEDLLQRHMHRLRSSRPSRQPPEHVDSLSSGEDDDDDGFELLTAENLFSTLLSRVRSLTQRLNVDDNRTTGFPSSRLFGRLGSNSSQALWGLNKPLSSYQTYVETRTVTTRLSESQFRHSLGREGDILSRKDCANTSNPGTPSSPGSHGNPSRETVFDVGSNTLPRDKVAREDVEAEATRTKKETQESLEQSFTPSLTRRLGRTLIEQTRRSLTRSPSVSREGRARSAERDASEAAAAASSSSSAATAAVDRSVSTVSDQSEYKHRSASDRRAIRRTNSLLESATGSLASPRRTVAGLFDDEDDLADHRHLHGRSSFFSTFPRDTVARGNLGRWYNETGGGRASTGRLRKDSFRSYRTDKIQEETSDDAFAGDRSGSISEYASTSACDSNTNPLDDDASPTESRANNAVDYKPAYKSDSTSSNLENRLLAAENLIRESKLKNLGSAGGVNLTSSYRDTDKCEKRSLISMAETTGAAATSKRRTCIPSLRLRSGSLTREPSAAVDRRKSLADSQDVANLVARTLVPERSLLSKFFKSAAGRSENEPTRDKEKETDAEKEKEKPQKSKQRRISRFLRPDFFDTPREESRYAKEKEAQKAAENERRKSRFIKRKSENRDAAAVSKTTVPTTTSREGSVETEKKREKELKNEINCRRRDRCSRERETATETTESVEGSRNGFLHSLEKKLESLRCNDEQRASGREKTTVKSTASDERTIGNEASRERSAPPVDRRLSSGSNERVTLERASSSVEDLSRPKNPKRNSPKSRVSSVLGLFKTVDPKQLANGARSQTTILGKLKKSPPKVLADLTSVEDATTVAPTVGSKIPTKLVANADAKSTKKIGETNKYDKPEKRVSSCESSRRFSSKEGPKQDGTPSTAKERSASREKESAGERGGSGNWNRDADQGSTDTRREKPNDDEKRSTEKRSVAIAGNRGNKRANRCSLENGASSTEPSRSENAEKKAGKPTKKTCETSESNDSDGVKKKRIVRVAKKVVKKSTVSGGGTGDKSIDKSIDKSGDADKTSEGKEKSAKPRTKKKVAGICDKSSVETKVATASAKAGNAEENGLGTESGDKGEERAANDHSEEETVETETNNDDEPAKIQRESQRPNRNNLKLDLSKIPQHSFRNATPKRDSPKSDSPSSTTTNQDLPGKLMECLSKVTHRASIAGNKVIVDKPLRARDVAELKREVTECAKIIESHAESAVNAAQGPPEERKSSAIPSQVSTENDRPITSATTAVTGADYPNDVLSPIDDPESFDSWSISSAELSHARPDLHSPTSPSHSLYARNDNSDNSESVIDRIRRRSFYSRFNDRRRPSLTAPPPGVALPGSATLPRKFSFSGHREHRDRGRYATGYAGLASAVTSKTGGSGGGGGGGGGGSSSSGNRYATDKRYGFYSEDGIATIDRRNRSLDRAARYSDTGYVTDLKSPTEHPVVLSSSYDPLRRYLRSPTFDLFDASRSRYHSADFTADPDLATVYRPSACSLSNDSVSLGYSSLPRKYAIGLAEPKTVQYYEDLLSPSTADYSPSRRSPTCSEYPTRCENGYYNGNSDVRANAAKRKTCTENARTLELYEDTDPASAASCDERSTEQRRSKGERTTQTKHSLSTSADTTSRCANDHS from the exons atggtGGTGGGCGAGGCGAGTATACACAACATAATGGGAGGAATGGAGAGCACGGGCGGGGTGCGACTTCACAATCACAAACGGAAATTGAAGCAGAG GTTCGACATCATCAAGAAGCTCGGTCAAGGTACTTATGGTAAAGTTCAATTGGGAATCAACAAGGAAACCGGGCAAGAAGTGGCGATAAAGACTATCAAAAAATGCAAGATAGAAACGGAAGCCGACTTGATCAGGATACGAAGGGAGATTCAGATAATGTCGAGCGTTCAACATCCCAACATTATTCACATATACGAAG TGTTCGAGAACAGGGAGAAGATGGTGCTGGTAATGGAGTACGCAGCCGGTGGCGAACTCTACGACTACTTGAGCGAGCGCAAGGTGCTGACGGAACACGAGGCTCGACGAATATTTCGACAGATAGCCACCGCGGTTTTTTACTGTCACAAGCACAAAATCTGTCACCGGGACTTGAAGCTGGAGAACATATTGCTAGATCAGGTTGGAAACGCGAAAATCGCGGATTTTGGCCTGTCGAACGTGTTCGACGAGCAACGACTGTTGAACACGTTCTGCGGCAGTCCGCTCTACGCCAGTCCCGAAATCGTCAAGGGTACGCCGTATCACGGCCCCGAAGTCGACTGCTGGAGCTTGGGCGTTCTTCTCTACACTCTGGTGTACGGTGCCATGCCCTTCGACGGGTCCAACTTCAAACGACTAGTCAAACAGATCTCGCAGTCCGACTACTTCGAACCTAAGAAACCGTCGC CCGCTTCCCCTCTTATCAAAGACATGCTGACCGTCTGTCCCGCCagaagagccgacatcgaaagGATTTGCACCCATTGGTGGGTGAACGAAGGTTACGAGCAGAATTGCTTGGACATTGCGGAGGACTTGGCGGCTCAAACTCCCGTTCGGTTGGATCTGCTGCTCTCTCTGGTGCCACAGTCCGCGAGCGCGGAGAAACTGGTCGTTGGGGACCAGCAGCCAGCCGCGGCGGACGTTCCGAACAACGTGTCTTCCGAAACTCTGATACCTACCAGATGCCATTCGGTCGGCAGCTTGATGGAACTGGATCAGAGCGGTTCCGATAGACGGATAAGAAGAGAGCTAATCGAGGAGGAGCAGAGGACTGCACCGATCGGTGGCGACGCCAAAAGGAAATTGGAGACAACGCCGTCGATGGACGAAACGGCTGCCGCCGATGCCAAGAGGAAGGAACGATCTCGAAGGAAAGAGAAGCGGGACGAACCCGAGGCTAGAACGTACAAATCCGCGTCCAG GCATCACTCGGCGCCTATTCCAAACTCGATCACGGAGGAAGCTATGGAGGTGGATCCAATGGTAACCGTTCCTATCAGCAAGACCGTCGACTTGAACAAGATCGAATCTACGGCAGCTTGTCTGGAATTAATCAAAGAATGTAGCGAGAGGTCACCGAGCAAGGAGAGAAGCAAAACGCCGATGATTCACGAGCCGGAACAGCGACCGCTCGCGGTAGACGAATCCCGGCGAATCTCGTCGGAAGACCGCTCTCTCGTCGCTAATCACGACGAGGAGCGCTCGCCGGACGAACGCCAAGCGCAATCGTTAGACGACGGACACGGTGACGAATCGTCGTCGATGACGAAACGTTCGGAGATGGCGCTCGATCAAACGATCGCGTGTTCCGCGACACCCGCCTTCGAACCATCGAACGAGAAGACTTTGTCCGGAAACGAGAGGTTCGAGAGAACGTCGTCGACCGCCGGTCAAGAGGAATCGATCAACCTCGAGGCGACTCAACGAGAATTTAAGAAGCTGAAAGAAAAGGCGCTCTCTCTCGATTCGGAACTTTCCAACGAACCGCGAGACGCTGCCGCGAAGACGTTCGAAAGGAGACGCTCCAAGATATTCGAGACCGCGGAGAAGTTCAATCAGATGGCGTCGACCGTGGAAAACGAGAAACCTAAAAAGATCTTTATACCGGGCGTGAACGTCGGAGGGGCGAAACGCGTGTTCGAGAGAAAGGCCAGTCTCTCTTCCATCGGCGCGCCTCCGCCTACGAAGTGCGTGGCGTCCAAAATGATCATCGACGTTCCTACGACGGATACGAAGAAGAACGAAAATTCGAACGACAAGTCGAAGCCGACGCGAGTCGAACGCGAGGAACGGGAGGAGCAGGAGCAGCCAGAGGAAAACGAAGAAGacgagaagaagaaggaagaggcGAAAAAACGGGCTATCGACATAATAAGTGGTGCGATTGGAAAACCACCTATGCAAAGGAGGATAAACGGATCTCCGCCAGTTTCGCCCTCCAGCCAAGAACCGAAGAAACTTGCGTCGAAGATATCGGTTAGTACGAACGATTCGCGTTCGACCGCGCAATCCTTGACCACGACACCCACCGAGACCAACTTCTCGTTCGATGAGAAAACAGCGGACGGGGACGGACGAGCGACG ATCTCGACAGAAGCgttcgacgacgacgacggcgacaacgacgacgacgaaccGGAAGAACCAAAAATGTCCAGCAAAATGGAAATCACTCTGAAGAGCGCGACTCTACCCAGACCACGAAAGACGAGCAAAGCCGAGATCTCCGTGACGAGCGCGAAACCTTACAAGGTCCAAGCTCCGTTCGCGTTCAAATCCGAACTCGAGGCCAAGATCGACGCGTTTCAGCCACAGAAGCTGCGAACGCAACGGTCGGAAGTGGCGTTTCCCGTTGCAGCCGCGGTACCGCAGACCAATCGAAGCTCCAGCTTGGAACCGGAAAGCAGACCGAGGAGCGGTGCGCCGAAGGAGAGGATAATTCCGATTCAG ATGGAAGCGGATCATCGGCAGTCGCGACATTCGTCGACCACGCCTCCACCTTCCAAGCCGCCACCGATGCCTCAAAGATCGGTTTCGCAGCGGTCGGGCTCGTTGTCTCGTCAGTCGACCGCAGACTCGGATACCGACAGCGCTCTCGGATCGACCGTCGGTCCCGAGCCGATCCGAAAGAGCCCCCGAGAATATATTATTCCCATCGCCGTGGAAGGCGGTGGATACGTGACCCCCAGATCCGGTAGCGTGGAGCCCGAGAGCAAAACCGGTGGCACACCGTCTAGCGCCAACGTGCCCCGCTCCAGATTCGGTAGACCCAGGAGGATGAGCTCCCTGTTGTCGGATGCCAGCGAGGATGAATCGCCGTTCTCTTCGTTGCACAG GGACAGCGAGGATCTGTTGCAACGACACATGCATCGATTGAGAAGCTCCCGGCCATCGAGACAGCCACCGGAACACGTGGACAGCTTGTCCTCCGGcgaggacgacgacgacgatggaTTCGAACTGTTAACCGCCGAGAATCTATTCTCCACTCTGCTGTCCAGAGTGCGAAGCTTGACACAGAGATTGAACGTGGACGACAATCGTACCACCGGCTTCCCAAGTTCCCGCCTGTTCGGAAGATTAGGATCCAATTCCTCGCAAGCGTTATGGGGTCTAAACAAACCACTGTCGAG CTACCAGACGTATGTCGAAACGAGGACCGTGACTAC GCGGTTGTCGGAGTCGCAGTTCAGGCATTCGCTCGGTCGAGAGGGTGACATACTCTCGAGGAAAGATTGCGCGAACACGTCGAACCCAGGAACTCCGAGCAGTCCAGGATCGCACGGTAATCCTTCGAGGGAAACGGTATTCGACGTCGGCAGTAACACTTTACCAAGAG ATAAAGTAGCACGCGAAGACGTAGAAGCGGAAGCAACGCGAACGAAAAAAGAGACGCAGGAATCGTTAGAGCAAAGCTTCACGCCGAGCTTGACCAGACGATTGGGCAGAACGTTGATCGAGCAAACCAGACGATCGTTGACGAGATCACCGTCCGTTTCGCGCGAAGGCCGGGCCCGTTCGGCCGAGAGAGACGCGTCCgaggcggcggcggcggcgtcgtcgtcgtcgtcggcgGCGACGGCGGCGGTCGACCGATCCGTCTCCACCGTTTCCGACCAGTCCGAGTACAAGCACCGGTCGGCGAGCGATCGACGGGCCATCAGGAGAACCAACAGCCTACTGGAATCGGCGACCGGTTCGCTCGCCTCGCCTCGTCGGACCGTCGCCGGTCTCTTCGACGACGAGGACGATCTCGCGGATCATCGGCATCTGCACGGTCGTTCCTCCTTCTTCTCCACGTTCCCCAGGGACACGGTGGCGCGTGGCAATCTCGGCAGATGGTACAACGAAACCGGCGGTGGTCGAGCCAGCACGGGCAGACTGCGAAAGGACAGCTTCCGTTCGTATCGTACGGACAAGATTCAAGAAGAGACGTCGGACGACGCGTTCGCCGGCGATAGAAGCGGCTCGATCTCGGAGTACGCGTCGACCTCGGCCTGCGACTCCAACACGAACCCGTTGGACGACGACGCTTCGCCGACCGAGTCTCGCGCCAACAACGCGGTCGACTACAAGCCGGCGTACAAGTCGGATTCCACGTCGAGTAACTTGGAGAACAGGTTGTTAGCCGCGGAGAACTTGATCAGGGAGTCGAAACTGAAGAACTTGGGCTCTGCCGGCGGCGTAAATCTAACCTCCAGCTACCGAGACACGGACAAATGCGAGAAACGATCGTTGATCTCAATGGCGGAAACGACCGGAGCCGCGGCGACCTCGAAACGGCGAACCTGTATCCCCAGCTTGAGGCTGCGATCCGGCTCGTTGACCAGAGAGCCGAGCGCGGCCGTCGATCGGCGAAAATCGTTGGCGGATTCGCAGGACGTGGCGAATCTCGTGGCGCGAACCCTCGTCCCGGAAAGGTCGCTGCTGAGCAAATTTTTCAAGAGCGCCGCTGGCCGATCGGAGAACGAGCCGACCAGGGACAAGGAGAAGGAAACGGACGcggagaaggagaaagagaagccGCAAAAGTCGAAGCAACGCCGGATATCGCGATTCCTACGGCCGGACTTTTTCGACACGCCCAGAGAGGAGAGTCGTTACGCGAAAGAGAAGGAAGCGCAGAAGGCGGCGGAGAACGAACGTCGCAAGTCTCGGTTCATCAAGCGGAAAAGCGAGAACAGGGACGCGGCAGCGGTGTCGAAAACCACCGTGCCAACGACAACGAGCCGAGAGGGCAGCGTCGAGACGGAGAAGAAACGCGAGAAGGAGCTGAAGAACGAGATCAATTGTCGGAGAAGGGATCGATGCTCGCGGGAAAGGGAAACCGCGACGGAAACGACAGAGTCGGTCGAGGGTTCGCGAAACGGATTTCTGCACTCGTTGGAGAAGAAGCTCGAGAGTCTTCGGTGCAACGACGAACAGCGCGCGTCCGGCCGAGAGAAGACGACGGTGAAGTCGACAGCGAGCGACGAGCGAACGATCGGCAACGAAGCGTCGCGGGAGCGATCCGCGCCTCCGGTCGACCGTCGTCTATCCTCGGGCTCGAACGAACGCGTTACCCTCGAAAGAGCGAGCAGCAGCGTCGAGGATCTCTCGCGGCCGAAAAACCCGAAGCGAAACTCCCCGAAGAGCAGAGTCTCGTCCGTGCTCGGTTTGTTCAAGACCGTGGATCCGAAACAGCTGGCGAACGGCGCGCGATCGCAGACCACGATCCTCGGTAAGCTGAAGAAGAGCCCGCCGAAGGTGCTCGCGGATCTTACGTCCGTCGAGGATGCGACCACCGTCGCTCCTACCGTCGGTAGCAAGATACCGACCAAGCTGGTGGCCAACGCCGACGCCAAATCCACGAAGAAGATCGGCGAGACGAATAAATACGACAAGCCGGAAAAACGCGTCTCCTCGTGCGAATCTTCGAGGCGATTCTCGTCGAAGGAGGGACCGAAGCAGGACGGAACACCGTCGACCGCGAAAGAGAGGAGCGCGTCACGCGAGAAAGAATCGGCCGGGGAGAGAGGTGGTAGTGGTAACTGGAACCGAGACGCGGACCAAGGATCGACGGATACGAGACGCGAAAAACCGAACGACGACGAGAAAAGATCGACGGAAAAGAGATCCGTGGCGATCGCGGGCAACAGAGGTAACAAACGAGCGAATCGGTGTTCGCTGGAGAACGGCGCCTCGTCCACGGAACCGAGCAGATCCGAGAACGCGGAGAAGAAGGCGGGAAAACCGACGAAAAAGACGTGCGAAACGTCGGAAAGCAACGATTCGGACGGCgtaaagaagaagagaatagTACGAGTGGCGAAGAAGGTGGTGAAGAAATCGACGGTCTCCGGCGGTGGGACCGGCGACAAATCCATCGACAAATCCATCGACAAATCCGGCGACGCGGATAAAACGTCGGAAGGAAAGGAGAAGTCCGCGAAAcctcgaacgaagaaaaaggtGGCCGGTATCTGCGACAAGAGTTCGGTGGAGACAAAAGTGGCGACCGCTAGCGCGAAGGCCGGCAACGCGGAAGAAAACGGACTTGGGACGGAATCGGGGGACAAGGGCGAGGAAAGAGCTGCCAACGACCATTCCGAGGAGGAGACGGTCGAGACGGAAACCAACAACGACGACGAACCGGCGAAAATTCAGCGGGAGTCTCAACGACCGAACAGGAACAATCTGAAGCTCGATCTGTCCAAGATACCTCAACACTCGTTCAGGAACGCTACGCCCAAGAGAGATTCGCCGAAATCCGATTCCCcgtcgtcgacgacgacgaaccAAGATCTCCCCGGCAAGCTGATGGAATGTCTGTCGAAGGTGACGCATCGCGCCAGCATCGCCGGCAACAAGGTAATCGTCGACAAGCCGTTGCGCGCGAGAGACGTTGCCGAACTGAAGAGAGAGGTGACCGAGTGCGCCAAGATCATCGAGAGCCACGCGGAATCGGCGGTGAACGCGGCGCAAGGTCCCCCGGAAGAGAGGAAGTCGAGCGCGATTCCTTCGCAGGTTTCGACGGAGAACGACCGGCCGATAACGAGCGCGACCACCGCCGTCACCGGCGCCGATTATCCCAACGACGTTCTCTCGCCGATCGACGATCCCGAGAGCTTCGATTCGTGGTCGATCAGCTCGGCGGAATTGAGCCACGCGCGACCGGACTTGCACTCGCCCACGTCTCCGTCCCATTCGTTGTACGCCAGAAACGACAACTCCGACAATTCGGAATCGGTGATCGATCGAATACGCAGACGGAGCTTCTACTCGCGGTTCAACGACAGACGAAGACCGTCGTTGACGGCTCCGCCGCCGGGCGTCGCTTTGCCCGGCAGCGCGACGCTGCCGAGAAAATTCAGCTTCAGCGGACACCGCGAGCACCGTGATCGCGGTAGATACGCGACCGGATATGCCGGACTCGCTTCCGCGGTCACCTCGAAGACAGGTGgcagcggcggcggcggcggcggcggcggcggcggcagcagcagcagcggcAACAGGTACGCCACGGACAAAAGGTACGGTTTCTACAGCGAGGATGGTATCGCGACGATAGATCGCCGTAATCGATCGCTCGACCGAGCCGCTCGCTACTCCGACACCGGCTACGTCACCGACCTCAAGTCGCCGACCGAACACCCGGTCGTACTCTCCTCGTCCTACGATCCTCTCAGAAGGTATCTCAGGTCGCCGACCTTCGACCTGTTCGACGCCTCCAGATCGAGATATCACAGTGCCGACTTTACCGCGGATCCGGATCTAGCCACCGTGTACAGACCTTCTGCTTGCAGCTTGTCCAACGACTCTGTCAGCCTCGGCTACTCCTCTCTGCCGAGAAAGTACGCGATCGGACTTGCCGAACCGAAAACCGTCCAGTACTACGAGGATTTGCTATCTCCGAGCACCGCGGACTACTCGCCGTCTAGGAGGTCGCCGACGTGCAGCGAGTATCCGACTAGGTGCGAGAACGGCTACTACAACGGAAATTCGGATGTACGCGCAAACGCTGCGAAACGGAAAACTTGCACGGAGAACGCGAGAACGCTGGAGCTGTACGAAGATACCGATCCGGCTTCAGCCGCTTCCTGCGACGAACGATCCACGGAACAGAGGAG GAGCAAAGGCGAACGTACGACCCAGACGAAACATTCGCTTTCCACGTCCGCCGATACGACGAGCCGTTGCGCCAACGACCACAGTTAA